A genomic segment from Neobacillus sp. YX16 encodes:
- the ribD gene encoding bifunctional diaminohydroxyphosphoribosylaminopyrimidine deaminase/5-amino-6-(5-phosphoribosylamino)uracil reductase RibD has product MTNHEFYMDLALKNAQAMKGQTDPNPLVGSVIVNDNRVVGIGTHLKAGEPHAEIHALRMAGDKAKDGTIYVTLEPCSHHGRTGPCAVAIVEAGIKKVVIATLDPNPVVSGNGVKILEDAGIEVIVGVRQEESQNMNEVFNKFIVEKKPFVTLKAGITLDGKIATHSFDSKWITSEEARRDVHHLRNENMGILVGVNTVIKDDPELTTRIPNGRNPIRIVLDSTLRIPLESKVITDNLAETWIFTSENFDKEKRKILEDSGVMVFQTTGSKNVNPEEVLQLLGEKLVSSVLIEGGGTVNWSFLEKKLIDKVVLYMAPKIIGGHNAPSFLAGAGFDKMRDAVNLSNLSLQQIGSDYKFTGYPIYSHEGL; this is encoded by the coding sequence ATGACTAATCATGAATTTTATATGGATTTGGCATTAAAAAATGCACAGGCGATGAAAGGCCAAACGGACCCCAATCCATTGGTCGGTTCAGTTATTGTCAATGATAACCGTGTAGTAGGAATAGGTACTCACTTGAAGGCAGGAGAGCCGCATGCAGAGATTCACGCGCTTCGGATGGCTGGTGATAAAGCAAAAGACGGTACCATTTATGTGACCCTTGAACCGTGTTCCCACCACGGAAGGACAGGACCTTGTGCCGTAGCTATTGTAGAAGCAGGAATTAAAAAGGTTGTGATTGCAACCCTTGATCCTAATCCGGTTGTATCAGGGAATGGTGTGAAAATTCTAGAGGATGCCGGAATCGAAGTTATTGTTGGAGTACGCCAAGAAGAATCACAAAATATGAACGAAGTTTTTAATAAATTTATTGTTGAGAAAAAACCGTTTGTTACATTGAAAGCAGGAATCACCCTAGATGGGAAAATTGCTACACATTCCTTTGATAGTAAATGGATTACTTCTGAGGAAGCACGAAGAGATGTTCATCATCTTAGAAATGAAAATATGGGCATCCTAGTTGGGGTAAACACGGTAATTAAGGATGATCCTGAGCTTACTACACGAATACCAAATGGCCGTAATCCGATTCGAATCGTTTTAGATTCTACTTTAAGAATCCCTTTAGAATCGAAGGTGATTACGGATAACCTGGCTGAAACATGGATATTTACAAGCGAGAATTTTGACAAAGAAAAGCGAAAAATCCTCGAGGACTCTGGAGTAATGGTATTTCAAACGACAGGATCAAAAAATGTTAATCCCGAGGAAGTCCTTCAACTATTAGGTGAAAAATTAGTCTCTTCTGTTTTAATTGAAGGAGGAGGAACGGTCAACTGGTCGTTCTTAGAAAAAAAATTAATTGATAAAGTAGTCTTGTATATGGCTCCAAAAATAATTGGCGGTCACAATGCTCCATCCTTTTTAGCTGGGGCTGGGTTTGATAAAATGAGAGACGCAGTGAATTTATCTAATCTATCTTTACAGCAAATCGGCAGCGATTATAAATTTACTGGATATCCGATATACTCTCACGAGGGGCTTTGA
- a CDS encoding pentapeptide repeat-containing protein, giving the protein MANTFKIQQPKIPDDLTSTSFQSMDEPYYEMSIISDCSIMSEEIHRIRFEQVIFKNVTFTDVSFKSIELTDVIFDHCDLSNTDFRDGSIHRVEFKDSKILGLNLSDASLGNVLFQNCNANLISFGYSKLKQVRFDSCLLRNADYYESNFTKVAFKECDLNEANFEQTPLKGIDLSTCTFDRINVSIKDIAGCEVTEDQALGFARLLGLIIK; this is encoded by the coding sequence ATGGCAAATACTTTTAAAATTCAACAACCCAAAATACCTGATGATTTAACATCTACAAGTTTTCAATCAATGGATGAGCCTTATTATGAAATGAGTATCATAAGTGATTGTTCCATTATGAGTGAAGAAATACATAGAATACGGTTCGAACAAGTCATTTTTAAAAATGTCACTTTTACTGATGTTTCTTTTAAAAGCATCGAATTAACTGACGTTATTTTTGATCACTGTGATTTATCCAATACAGATTTTAGAGATGGAAGCATTCATCGAGTTGAATTTAAAGACTCTAAAATCCTTGGCCTAAATCTTTCCGACGCCTCACTCGGAAATGTTTTGTTTCAAAATTGCAATGCAAATTTGATTTCGTTTGGATATTCCAAACTAAAGCAGGTACGTTTTGATTCATGTTTACTTCGCAATGCTGACTATTATGAATCCAATTTTACTAAGGTAGCATTTAAAGAATGTGATTTAAATGAAGCCAATTTTGAACAAACCCCTTTAAAGGGGATTGATTTAAGTACCTGTACCTTTGATCGAATAAATGTTTCTATAAAAGATATAGCTGGCTGTGAAGTTACAGAAGATCAAGCCTTAGGATTTGCACGATTATTAGGATTGATAATAAAATAG
- a CDS encoding MFS transporter gives METKRALPILFLVMFLVMIGFGIIIPVLPFYAEEMGASPTQLGLLMAVYSLMQLIFAPFWGKLSDRIGRKPIMMMGIAGLSLSFFMQAMATELWMLFAARIIGGMLSSANMPTAMAYVADITTPENRGKGMGIIGAAVGLGFVFGPAIGGIFSKSSMSMPFYLAGASSLITLVIIFFFLKESLQKDNAEVNQGKTKSRWKAFSGPAAVLFLLQLLISLSLSGLEATFAYFAAKKAGLGAIQLGYIFMIMGFAGAMVQGGMVGRLTKKYGEGKVIQGGIIVSAVGFALILLVDSFTTAAIFLSIFGIGNGVIRPSVSSLLTKTTDSGHGSATGLLSSFDSLGRIVGPPLGGWLFSLSIGLPYISGAIISVIALVVYQFYRSKALVLKTN, from the coding sequence TTGGAAACAAAAAGAGCTTTACCTATTTTATTTTTAGTCATGTTTTTAGTGATGATTGGTTTTGGAATCATCATCCCTGTTCTGCCTTTTTATGCTGAAGAGATGGGGGCGTCCCCTACACAACTCGGATTATTGATGGCAGTTTATTCATTAATGCAGCTCATTTTTGCGCCATTTTGGGGTAAATTATCCGACCGAATCGGTCGTAAGCCGATCATGATGATGGGCATTGCAGGATTATCGTTATCCTTCTTTATGCAGGCGATGGCTACGGAGCTTTGGATGTTATTTGCAGCACGTATCATTGGCGGAATGCTATCTTCTGCAAATATGCCAACTGCAATGGCCTATGTTGCTGATATAACAACCCCAGAAAATCGTGGGAAAGGAATGGGCATTATAGGGGCAGCCGTTGGACTTGGTTTTGTATTTGGTCCTGCCATTGGTGGGATTTTTTCAAAATCAAGCATGAGTATGCCTTTTTATTTAGCTGGTGCATCTTCGTTAATAACCTTAGTCATTATTTTCTTTTTCTTGAAAGAATCCTTACAAAAAGATAATGCAGAAGTGAACCAAGGGAAAACAAAATCACGATGGAAAGCATTTTCTGGTCCTGCAGCGGTATTGTTTTTATTACAGCTGTTAATCTCTCTTTCATTATCTGGCTTAGAAGCGACCTTTGCCTATTTTGCTGCAAAAAAAGCAGGATTAGGAGCCATACAGCTAGGATATATTTTCATGATTATGGGATTTGCTGGTGCGATGGTACAAGGCGGTATGGTTGGCAGATTAACAAAGAAATACGGAGAAGGTAAAGTTATTCAAGGTGGAATTATTGTCTCGGCGGTAGGTTTTGCTTTAATCCTTCTAGTAGACAGTTTTACAACTGCAGCAATATTTTTATCCATCTTTGGGATTGGAAACGGCGTAATTCGCCCGAGTGTCTCTTCCCTGCTGACGAAAACTACAGATTCTGGTCATGGAAGTGCAACTGGACTGCTTTCCTCTTTTGATTCATTAGGCAGAATAGTTGGACCTCCCCTTGGCGGTTGGTTATTCTCGCTTTCAATCGGCTTACCTTATATATCTGGTGCAATCATTTCAGTTATAGCCTTAGTAGTTTATCAATTTTATCGTTCAAAAGCTTTAGTCTTAAAAACAAACTAG
- a CDS encoding HAD family acid phosphatase: MKFGFDIDDTLINLREHAFTIYNKRLNKNVPSEVFHELKRVEIHEPFGLTDEEGSEMWKTSLEEIYYTDCPPFPNAVETLQALIEKGHEIYYITARPKEHGERTKKWMKEQGFPVRDDRFYYGMQDHEKVEIIKELKLDYYFDDKAEVLDTLSHDSLKVFVRDQSYNRHLHYPRILDWTDLNEVLKNELE, from the coding sequence ATGAAATTTGGTTTTGATATTGATGATACTTTAATCAACCTGAGAGAACATGCATTTACGATTTACAATAAAAGGTTAAACAAAAACGTACCATCCGAAGTATTCCACGAGTTAAAAAGGGTTGAAATCCACGAGCCCTTTGGATTAACTGATGAAGAGGGAAGTGAAATGTGGAAAACTTCATTAGAGGAGATTTATTATACGGACTGCCCTCCGTTTCCAAATGCGGTTGAAACCTTACAGGCACTTATTGAAAAAGGACATGAAATTTATTACATAACCGCAAGACCAAAAGAACATGGAGAACGGACGAAAAAATGGATGAAAGAACAAGGTTTCCCTGTTCGCGATGACCGTTTTTACTATGGAATGCAAGATCATGAGAAGGTTGAAATAATCAAAGAATTAAAGCTAGATTATTACTTTGATGATAAAGCTGAGGTCTTAGATACACTTTCACATGATTCCTTAAAAGTGTTTGTTAGGGACCAGTCATATAATCGGCATTTACACTATCCCCGAATATTAGATTGGACCGACTTAAATGAAGTATTAAAAAATGAGCTTGAATAG
- a CDS encoding MarR family transcriptional regulator, whose protein sequence is MDNKCTNQPFLLLMQTSKSIQEVIRDEMTKNKLSVTEFAVLEVLFQHGKQNIQQIGSRILISSGSMTYVIDKLEKRGLLCRNDCPEDRRIIHVTLTHEGIQLMNEIMPKHQELVDDIFSSLSGDEVETIKTLLKKVKSKVEA, encoded by the coding sequence ATGGATAACAAATGTACCAACCAGCCATTTTTGTTATTAATGCAAACATCTAAATCTATCCAAGAAGTAATAAGAGATGAAATGACGAAAAACAAATTGAGTGTTACGGAATTTGCCGTATTAGAGGTACTTTTCCAACATGGAAAACAAAACATTCAGCAGATAGGCAGCAGAATCTTAATATCTAGCGGTTCTATGACCTATGTAATCGATAAATTAGAAAAAAGAGGCTTGTTATGTAGAAATGATTGTCCAGAGGATCGCCGAATTATTCATGTAACCTTAACACATGAGGGAATTCAATTAATGAACGAAATCATGCCCAAGCATCAGGAATTAGTTGATGATATTTTTAGTTCTTTAAGTGGAGATGAAGTAGAAACAATCAAAACACTTCTAAAAAAAGTAAAGAGTAAAGTAGAAGCTTAA
- a CDS encoding alpha/beta hydrolase, with translation MKHIFNKGKDLTKPTFLMLHGTGGNELDLLPLAGMIDDEASVLSVRGNVLENGMPRFFRRLAEGVFDEEDLIFRTKELNEFLDEAAVKYDFDRDNIIAIGYSNGANIAASLLFHYENALKGAILHHPMVPRRGIDLPNLEGKHVFIAAGTNDPICPPVESEELQSLLVKANANVVLHWEPRGHQLTREEVEAAAQWYRNL, from the coding sequence ATGAAACACATATTTAATAAGGGAAAAGACTTAACAAAGCCAACTTTTTTAATGCTGCATGGTACAGGTGGAAATGAATTAGACTTACTGCCCCTAGCAGGAATGATTGATGACGAGGCATCGGTTTTAAGTGTTCGTGGAAATGTACTAGAAAATGGTATGCCGCGATTCTTTCGTAGATTAGCGGAAGGGGTGTTTGATGAAGAAGACCTGATTTTTCGAACAAAGGAATTAAATGAATTTCTTGATGAAGCAGCGGTGAAATATGATTTTGACCGTGATAATATTATCGCAATCGGGTACTCAAATGGAGCTAACATTGCAGCAAGTTTACTATTTCACTACGAAAATGCTCTAAAGGGTGCGATTCTACATCATCCTATGGTACCTAGAAGGGGAATAGATCTTCCTAATTTAGAGGGTAAGCACGTATTTATCGCAGCTGGAACCAATGACCCCATTTGTCCACCAGTGGAATCAGAAGAATTACAATCCTTATTAGTAAAAGCGAATGCAAATGTTGTCCTTCACTGGGAGCCTCGAGGACATCAATTGACAAGAGAAGAAGTAGAGGCTGCGGCACAGTGGTATCGAAATTTATAA
- a CDS encoding GTP cyclohydrolase II, translating to MKQSLDSKVLSVLEDKIQLIKTEKGAIYLVGPIKLPVNLYGETVEFKWYCWLNCDEVTEDFERIIDKLSSSNLAEFQQSSVLVYGDFEYGADAIIRMHSICHTGDIFGSKRCDCGYQLKQSMKMIQEHGTGALFYLANHEGRGIGLFSKAMAYVLQENGYDTVEANEGLGFVDDSRNYGDAIQVLKAIRQKPVTLMTNNPKKLNALKEAGLEVSGRQPLWGDISEYNEKYLQTKIKKSGHLEEDERTYPND from the coding sequence ATGAAACAAAGTCTGGATTCTAAGGTACTTTCGGTATTAGAAGATAAAATCCAATTAATAAAAACGGAAAAAGGGGCCATTTATTTAGTCGGACCTATAAAGCTCCCCGTTAATTTATACGGAGAAACTGTGGAGTTCAAATGGTACTGCTGGTTAAATTGTGATGAGGTTACAGAGGACTTCGAAAGGATTATCGATAAATTATCATCTTCCAACTTAGCTGAATTTCAGCAGTCAAGTGTCTTAGTTTATGGGGACTTTGAGTATGGAGCGGATGCGATTATTCGCATGCATTCCATTTGTCATACAGGTGATATTTTTGGCAGTAAGCGCTGTGATTGCGGCTACCAGCTTAAACAATCAATGAAAATGATTCAGGAGCATGGAACAGGTGCATTGTTCTATTTAGCTAACCATGAGGGCAGAGGAATCGGCTTATTTAGTAAAGCAATGGCCTATGTACTACAAGAAAACGGATATGACACAGTAGAAGCGAATGAAGGTTTAGGGTTTGTTGATGATTCAAGGAACTATGGTGATGCCATTCAAGTTCTAAAAGCCATTCGTCAAAAACCAGTAACCTTAATGACAAACAATCCAAAAAAATTGAATGCGTTAAAAGAAGCTGGTTTAGAGGTGTCAGGACGTCAGCCTTTATGGGGAGATATTTCTGAATACAATGAGAAATATTTACAGACAAAAATTAAAAAGTCAGGTCATCTAGAAGAAGATGAAAGGACTTATCCAAATGACTAA
- the cccB gene encoding cytochrome c551 encodes MKKWLYSLICVAFIGFLTACGGGDDETEQDTTTTEEQAGDEQETADAGNGEALFQQSCSSCHGGDLKSGGAPDLDKIGSQYSKDEILNIIENGKGGMPAGLLKGDDAAAVASWLAEKK; translated from the coding sequence ATGAAAAAATGGCTCTATAGTTTAATTTGTGTTGCTTTTATAGGCTTTCTTACAGCTTGTGGAGGCGGTGATGATGAGACAGAACAAGATACCACAACTACTGAGGAACAAGCAGGCGATGAACAGGAAACAGCTGATGCAGGGAATGGAGAGGCTCTATTTCAGCAAAGCTGTTCTTCTTGTCATGGTGGAGATTTAAAAAGTGGAGGAGCTCCAGATTTAGATAAAATCGGGTCACAATACTCCAAAGATGAAATATTAAATATTATTGAAAATGGTAAAGGCGGTATGCCTGCAGGACTTCTTAAAGGCGATGACGCAGCTGCTGTTGCTTCATGGCTTGCAGAGAAAAAATAA
- a CDS encoding glucose-1-phosphate adenylyltransferase has translation MTKKQCVAMLLAGGKGTRLKELTQNLAKPAVPFGGKYRIIDFALSNCKNSKIDTVGILTQYKQESLQNYIADGEKWGLNPKIGGVAILHPKQNDKKDSSYEGTAHAVFENFRYIENQNPEYVLILSGDHIYKMDYSHMVEDHKRSGADATISVIKVPWSEASRFGIMNIDPDSNRIIEFEEKPVYPKSNLASMGIYLFNWSILKEFLEKEENNPFSTKDFGKDVIPSMIQDNCHLHAYRFNGYWKDVGTVQSFWEAHMDLLSVNTSPILKNEEWIIYTNGMSHPPMYLDGNASLHQSIISEGCKVYGKVENSVLFYGVTVGHGAFIKDSVILPSTIIGENAEIFRSVVGSGSLISANAKVGIPIPFSEITLIGDNQTIKPLVYK, from the coding sequence ATGACAAAAAAACAATGTGTTGCTATGTTGTTAGCAGGAGGGAAGGGAACCCGGCTAAAGGAATTAACTCAGAATTTAGCGAAGCCAGCTGTCCCCTTTGGAGGTAAATACCGAATTATAGATTTTGCACTAAGTAATTGTAAAAACTCTAAGATTGATACAGTTGGAATCCTTACACAATACAAACAAGAAAGCCTGCAGAATTATATTGCGGACGGTGAAAAATGGGGGCTTAACCCAAAAATTGGCGGAGTGGCTATACTGCATCCAAAACAAAATGATAAAAAAGATAGCAGCTATGAAGGTACCGCACATGCCGTTTTCGAAAATTTCCGCTATATTGAAAATCAAAACCCAGAATATGTACTTATCCTTTCAGGTGATCACATTTATAAAATGGATTACAGTCATATGGTAGAAGATCATAAGCGCTCTGGAGCTGATGCTACCATTTCAGTCATTAAAGTCCCTTGGAGTGAAGCCAGCAGATTCGGAATCATGAATATTGATCCTGATTCAAATCGGATTATTGAGTTTGAGGAAAAGCCTGTTTATCCCAAGTCTAATTTAGCTTCAATGGGGATTTATTTGTTTAATTGGTCAATTTTAAAGGAATTTCTAGAAAAAGAAGAAAACAATCCATTTTCTACGAAAGATTTCGGTAAGGATGTTATTCCTTCTATGATTCAGGATAACTGCCACTTACATGCCTATCGATTTAATGGTTATTGGAAGGATGTTGGAACTGTCCAAAGCTTTTGGGAAGCTCATATGGATCTTCTATCGGTAAACACTAGCCCGATACTTAAGAATGAGGAATGGATTATTTATACGAATGGGATGAGCCATCCACCAATGTATTTAGATGGAAATGCTTCCTTACACCAATCCATTATTAGTGAAGGCTGCAAGGTTTATGGAAAGGTTGAAAATTCTGTGCTGTTTTACGGTGTGACAGTAGGCCATGGAGCATTCATTAAGGATTCCGTTATTTTACCGAGTACGATCATTGGTGAAAATGCTGAAATTTTTCGCTCCGTCGTTGGAAGCGGGAGCTTAATTTCGGCAAATGCAAAAGTAGGAATACCAATACCATTTAGTGAAATCACTTTAATAGGAGATAACCAAACGATTAAACCACTCGTTTATAAATAA
- a CDS encoding SulP family inorganic anion transporter yields MKSNTLKDQWFGNIKGDVLSGIVVAMALIPEAIAFSLIAGVDPMIGLYASFCIAVVIAFVGGRPGMISAATGATALVMVTLVADYGLQYLLAATILTGVIQIVMGVLKLGRLMKFVPRSVMIGFVNALAILIFSAQLTHFVGESWAMYAMVAGALAIIYIFPRFTKVVPSPLVAIITITVIAVMTGSGVRTIGDMGELTQTLPFFLIPDIPLTFETLQIIFPYSLSIAIVGLVESLLTASIVDDMTDTTSDKNKEARGQGIANIVSGFFGGMAGCAMIGQSVINVKSGGRGRLSALVAGVFLMVLIILLNDLLVQIPMAALVGVMFMVSIGTFDWSALKNIHKTPISDTIVMIATVGTVLVTHDLSKGVLVGILLSAIFFASKISKVKVTTLPSKGSHKKVYTVSGQLFFASVTEFVESFHYNEDVKDVTIDLTQAHLWDDSAVGAIDKVIIKYHQNGIKVQLIGLNKESTKLIEKLAVHNKPGNLEKAVGH; encoded by the coding sequence ATGAAAAGTAACACACTTAAAGATCAATGGTTCGGTAACATCAAGGGGGATGTACTATCCGGAATCGTGGTCGCTATGGCATTAATTCCAGAAGCAATAGCCTTTTCACTTATTGCTGGAGTGGACCCGATGATCGGTTTGTATGCATCTTTTTGTATTGCTGTTGTCATCGCATTTGTAGGGGGAAGACCGGGAATGATTTCCGCCGCAACGGGTGCGACTGCATTGGTCATGGTAACGTTAGTGGCAGATTACGGGCTGCAATACCTACTTGCTGCAACCATCCTAACGGGTGTAATTCAAATCGTAATGGGCGTTCTCAAATTAGGCCGGTTAATGAAATTTGTACCGCGTTCCGTCATGATTGGATTCGTTAATGCACTCGCAATCTTAATTTTTTCTGCACAATTAACCCACTTTGTTGGAGAATCTTGGGCAATGTATGCGATGGTAGCCGGAGCCTTAGCCATCATTTATATCTTCCCACGTTTTACCAAGGTTGTTCCATCTCCATTAGTAGCGATTATCACCATTACCGTAATTGCAGTAATGACTGGAAGTGGAGTACGTACGATAGGTGATATGGGCGAATTGACTCAGACTCTTCCATTTTTCTTAATACCTGATATTCCGTTAACCTTTGAAACATTACAAATCATTTTCCCCTATTCACTATCTATTGCGATTGTTGGGTTGGTGGAATCTTTATTAACAGCTAGCATTGTGGACGATATGACGGATACCACTAGTGACAAGAATAAGGAAGCAAGAGGACAAGGAATCGCAAATATTGTATCAGGGTTTTTCGGCGGTATGGCTGGATGTGCTATGATTGGCCAATCAGTTATTAACGTGAAATCCGGGGGTAGAGGCAGGTTATCAGCGTTAGTAGCAGGTGTCTTTCTAATGGTCTTAATCATCCTTTTAAATGATCTTTTGGTACAAATTCCAATGGCAGCATTAGTTGGTGTCATGTTCATGGTTTCCATCGGCACATTTGATTGGTCAGCTTTAAAAAACATTCATAAGACTCCAATTTCTGATACGATTGTAATGATTGCGACCGTGGGGACGGTTCTTGTGACACATGATTTATCAAAAGGTGTTCTGGTAGGAATTTTATTAAGTGCCATTTTCTTCGCTTCAAAGATTTCAAAAGTAAAAGTAACCACATTACCTTCAAAAGGTTCACATAAAAAAGTCTACACTGTCTCAGGTCAATTATTCTTTGCATCTGTAACAGAATTTGTAGAAAGCTTTCATTACAATGAGGATGTAAAAGACGTAACGATTGATTTAACACAGGCACATTTATGGGATGATTCGGCTGTAGGAGCCATTGATAAAGTAATCATAAAATACCATCAGAATGGCATAAAAGTTCAGTTAATAGGTCTAAATAAAGAGAGTACTAAATTGATAGAAAAGTTAGCAGTTCATAATAAACCAGGTAATCTTGAAAAGGCAGTCGGACATTAA
- a CDS encoding VOC family protein, producing MIKPYLMFNRECDEAFKWYQKAFDGEIIAIQKYGDMPPSPDFPIAESDKDLVLHIEMKITETGYILGSDYRQDLQDAGKVCISVELNSEESAIRAWSILSEDGNIHMDLQPTFFAKLHGSVKDKFGVTWMFTVS from the coding sequence ATGATTAAACCCTATTTAATGTTTAACCGAGAATGTGATGAGGCTTTTAAATGGTATCAAAAAGCTTTTGATGGAGAAATCATTGCTATTCAAAAATATGGGGATATGCCTCCAAGTCCTGATTTTCCTATTGCTGAAAGCGATAAAGATCTTGTTTTACATATAGAAATGAAAATTACCGAAACGGGCTATATTCTGGGTTCAGATTATAGACAAGATTTACAGGATGCTGGAAAAGTGTGTATTAGTGTAGAGCTTAATTCTGAGGAAAGCGCCATTAGAGCTTGGAGCATACTAAGTGAAGACGGAAACATTCATATGGACCTTCAACCAACATTCTTCGCTAAGCTTCATGGATCGGTGAAGGACAAATTTGGAGTAACCTGGATGTTTACTGTTAGTTAG